In the genome of Arachis stenosperma cultivar V10309 chromosome 6, arast.V10309.gnm1.PFL2, whole genome shotgun sequence, the window ttgaatgatttctctctcatatttatttttggtctcacttagaaaataaataatgagatatcacactttattctttaaagtgaaattcaaattttaaaaaatacaaatccAAAAAAATGAAACCTAATAGTATGAGGGAGCAAGTAGAAGTAAATTCTGACGAAATGGTGACAATTGCTTATGAACCAAATTAAGCAATCTTTCTAAAATATTGTGTAGCATATTTTGTAATCTTTTCACTAAATCGGTCAAAAGATAAAGCAAacttaaaaacaacaaaacgTTTTCTTATTTTGCAGCCGTCAATGACgttttcaatatctttttctGAAATCGTCGTGAACAATTTCATGGTAGTTAATATATATTcaagtcaattttttttttaaattcaatgaTTCAATAAAACACCCCTTTCTGCTTCGGATACAAATTCATTTGGCTTGCAAGATATAACACATATAAAAGCTGAGTTCTGGGTGCGAATCAAATCttcattatttttatgattgattaaatattatttaccAGTTAAAAGGAAGGAagattaaaagaagaaaagagaaaagatatTTCTAAACTAAACATTCATCATATTCACTCTTCAATTTTTAATGAGTTAAGAAGATCACACTACACTTTCGATTAAAATAATAGCAAAAACTTGCTTACTTTATACGTAATATGAGCATTATCCAAGAGAATGTAGGACCTTTTCCATCTTTATTATATTAGAGATTAGATATTCCTTCATATATCAATAtctttttttgtaaattttttaatacTTTTGTCCTTGCTTGGTCTGGGTTAGTGCTCATACTcccaaagaaaaaataaaataaaattaaaatgaccAACTTGTTTTTAAGATTTCAGATTTGGATCCTACAGGACTTGGTACCCTcgattttcttttgtttctaaCTGAGGTAGTCAGAAGAGTCTATTCTTTAAACAGTTTCGAAAAATTTCTGTATCCATTTAAccatttttataaattattcccacctttcttttaattatattttccCTTTAAAGTGAAAACTTAATCATTCTTTTGGTTACTGTAAGCTATTTCCCCCTATAGGTTGGTTTTTGCAGCCACCAGTTTGGCAGTTTCCATGACCAAAAAATAGTACTATTTATGCTGAATGTTCTTGCTACTTGCTGGATTAATTTTGGGGTTTTGTTCTTTGATTCACTTTGGTGATTATAGTATACAAATGACATGCATGATAAGTTATTGGTAATTTTTGTCTTATCCTTTCATCTATCAACCTGTGTTGTTATTTTGTGACATTACTGTTTTTTCCACAATAATCTCCCTTGATTGCTGAATCCGGGTCAACTTCTTTTCTCTTCTGGGTCAAATTTCCACTCACCCCATTTTACACGGCATGCCTTGTGTTTGAGTAAATGTCACAGTGAGACCAAATCTCAAAGTTCAGCACAAATTGGTTGTATTTTGGGGTAtgttctctttctttttcctctctTGTTTCAAGTTTGGTGCCAAGTTTGTTCCTTTGGATATAAAATAATCACTGCAAAAGCTACTCTACTTTGGGTCTTTCTTGCCTGCTTGAATAGAGATTGAGGTGCTTTCTGGGGTGTTGGAATTTGGAGGAGATGAAACAGATAGGGTTTTAGGTTGTTTTTTTCACTTGGGGGTTTCAGAAATATGGGTTCTCAAGGTGGGGCAGTCCAAGAGGCACAGAGTGGTGGCTCTGGCTCCTTGGCTAGGCAAGGGTCATTGTATAATCTCACACTTGATGAGGTTCAAAACCAGCTTGGAAATTTGGGGAAGCCATTAGGAAGCATGAATCTTGATGAGCTTCTAAAGAGTGTGTTTACGGCTGAGGCTGGAGattgtggtggtggtggtggtggtggtggtggtcaAGCCTCTTCTGGATTGGGTTCTGGGACTGATGCTAACATTCAGCAGCAGCATGCTCAGTTAGCTTCGGTTTCATCCCTGAATCGACAAGGGAGCCTAACTGTTTCTGGAGATCTTAGCAAGAAAACCATTGATGAGGTTTGGAGAGATATGCAGAAAAAGAAGAGTggtggaaacagtaataataaTGATAAGAAAACAAAGGAGACACCGCCAACATTTGGCGAGATGACCCTGGAGGATTTCTTGGTGAAAGCAGGAGTTGTTGCTGAGTCTTTTGCTACTGAGGATAATGCTATGTCAAGGGTTGATTCCAATGTGGCTTCTCAGCACAATGTTTCTGATCAAGTACATTGGATTCAATACCAAATCCCATCAGTGCAGCCGGCACCGCATCTCCAGCATAATCAGCATCAGAAGCAGCAGAATAATATGATTGCTGGTTATATCGCTGGCCCTGTGGTTCAGCAGTCTTTTCCTGTTGTGGTGAATCCGGTTCTGGATGCTGGATACACCGAGACAATGGTGACTATGTCGCCATCTTCTTTGATGGGTACATTATCAGATACCCAGACTCCGGGTCGGAAAAGGGTTGCCTCTGGTACTGTTGTTGAGAAAACTGTGGAGAGGAGACAGAAGAGGATGATAAAGAATAGGGAATCTGCTGCGCGGTCGCGTGCTAGAAAACAGGTTATTTGTTTTAACTTTGAAGCCTCCTTTTCCTCTTTATAGTTTTGTAATTTGTATTTGAGACAAGAATACATCTATGTCAATGGACAGGCTTACACACAAGAACTGGAGAATAAAGTTTCCCGtttagaagaagaaaatgaaaggcTTAAAAGACAGCAGGTAGGTTTTGATTCCTTTTTCAGTATGCATTCTTTTATACTAGCGGCTCCACAGACACTGCATGTCTATTGTTGTTAAGTTGCATTATTATCTAAAGGCTAAGAGTAGCATAAACTAGACGAGCTTCAAAAGGCTTCCCTTACATTCTAGATGACCTCAACGTTTCTTCCATATAGCTCTCATCATTCAATTTTAGAAGGCTTCCATTTGTCTCCTGTGTATTTCTCATTTTGGTCTTTCTTTATTATTCTATTGAACCTTAGCATTCCGTAATTTGAGAGATCGGTGAGTTGAATTTTGTTTCTATAATGGCCTCTGTATTCTGCTTGGTTCACTTCTGTCCTACTTCATTCATCATTCTGAGTGGTCTTAATTTGATAACTCCTAGTTATTCTCTATCACTAATTTCTTGGAAATGCTAGAAAACGTGCAGATTTTAGAACATGCCTAATTTGACTGGCATGATAAATTCATTGATTACTGCgtctttagaaaaaaaaattagattaatagaTCACGGTTTTTTGAAGTTAAAAATGTGAGATATACTACAGAATAAGATTTGTCATCAAATCAGGTAATCAAAAGAGTCTTATGGAGAATGTAGTTTGAGCAGGCTCCTATAGTGCCTATATTGCTGTGCCAAAAAAAGGGACTCGCAATTGGGACTATAGATTTCCGAATTTGTTTTCTGTCTCTTGATTAGAAGTAATTTCATGAAAAAACCTCTCATAAGATTTCTCCGAATTTGATGTTACATATTATCTCTAAAGATTTGAGTTGTTTCAAAACTTTGTGAATAGGAATTTGACCTTGCTCTGTTATTATGTTTAATAAAGGAGATACAATGATTTCACATACAATATGGTGTAAGATACCCATAGAAGTAACCTAACAATCTAATATGGCAGTACCTTGCAGCTTCAGAGTTTCTCTTTCTCCAACCATTTTGTCTGCAGTTTTACTTACTAATTCATTTCAAGCCAATGCTGTAAGAATCATTAGGAAATCAAGAACCTATAGTTTGTGCTATTTAATGAAATAAGCTATCAGAGTGATAAACTTGAATAGTACTGTTCAAGAATTTGGATTTACCTCAATTTTGTAGTGAATATAAAAGGTGAATAACTGCATATTTTGCAGCACATTCTTAACAGTGCATAAATGGCTTAAGTTTTATATCCATATTGCATCTTTTATATCTCTTTTCCTTTCTATATTATTTTCAATCGTTCTATGTATTCTTTCATCCAATAGAGTTAAACTCAGATGAGTCCTTCATCATAATTGTGCCCTTTCTAAAGTTGGTTCTAGATGGTTCATCTCTGCTCATAGTAACTTATGAATGTTTTCTTGCAGGAGATAGAGAAGGTGTTGCCAAGTGAGCCACCACCAGAGCCCAAGCGTCAACTTCGCCGGACGAGTTCGGGACCCCTTTGAATGCCCTCACTGTGTTCTCATttgcaaaatatatatattcgACACTATAGTTTGCACAGTTAGAAGGGTGGTTTTCTCATTATGGTAGTGCTGCTGTTAGTTCTCCTAAGCATGCTCATTTGTAAGAGTGTTTTTCTTGAATGTACATTTCATATAAGCCAAACTTTAATTTACCAAGCACTATAAAGTATACTTTACTCTAATTTTGGACACTGGCAATGTGACTTCACAAAAAAGGTTTCTTTCTTTGTCATCTTTGTGTTGTGTGTGGTGCAAATTATAATCAATATATAGTTGCATTTTGTTTAAACCTGTAATCTTTTGGTTTTTGAAACTGATTCCATGTACAGTGTACTTTTTCCTGCAAAGATTTGTTTCTAATTTTCTGTCAAGTTTGGAACTCTACATGTCCATCCCTAATCTTTGCATTAGTGCTATTATACTATTGGAAAGTTTTCACGTATGCCAGTCAGCTTTACTGGCACTTTGCTATGCGATGCTGCAATACTGTTGAGATATATAGTTAAAAATGTTGATGGTGTAGATTTATTGAAATTATTATGTGCTAGAATCATAGACGGAAGGTGTAAGCTGTTCCGTAAACCCGTTGAAAGCTTGACCAGAATAGCAACAGCAGTATTGACATTGAGGGCACTTGTTGAATGTTTTGTCAGTTTGTGGAGCCGCAACGTTGAACTCAGCTCACAAGTGGAGCCGCTGGAGTGAGTGAGGTTTTTTTTTGTACTAAAAAGCATGggcctttgatttattttacaAGTCGTGAGCTTGGTTGGGCTATGTGATGTTTAAGTTTTGATGGTTCTTTCAGTAGTAATGCTGTGGACAAAAGTattactaaataaaaataaggaTTTTCatttaccaaaaataaaattattctcTAGAAATTAATAGTGCCATTTTGCCAATTGCCATAGTGATATGCGGTGCTGAGTCCCAGCAACAGTGATTTGGAAGGCATAGttttttaaaactaatatatatatatatatatatatatatatctccaattatatattgttaagataataaaaataattattatttatgtatatttacTGTTTAAATAgtcattaaaaaaaagttaatttatttatcaaaatttttagtgtttgtaattaaataaaggtttttgtcaaatttagatatatattttgacgtaatatttttaaaagatgaaaataaaaataatatatacgatatttaagtataattaatattttaaataaataatgtatattttgttttatatttataaaaataatattatagtcattgatttttgaattatttattttttaataaaatagatATATGTTAGTTGTGTACTTTTATAATTAATGTTTTAaaagtatttaattttttagggattttattttcaaaaaaatagtGATGTGAATAAGGTCacgataatattaaaaaataaaaaatatataataaacgAATTAGAGAATAACTAATATATTAGAAAAcgaaattaattttataaaaactaaaaaagcGGTGGAACATAAATTTTGTATCTATTAGAATTATATATGGAAATTAAGAGTATTTTGAATATgaatatgaatttttaaatttattttaaattaaatagaattaaaaaaataaattaatagctataatatttataaataactaGTTTGTAaataatatcaataaatttatattgataTTTTTGTACATAATGACAATGTTGTAGTTAAATAGGTTGTCCTGTACATTCATCAGTTACTCTAAAGAAAAAAACTTCAATTCCACCGTTAATAGTGATTCATATTCGCCTATCTCatttttatctatatttttaataatagttataaaaagggTTATATACGATTTTAGTCCTTaaagtataaattaatttttttttgtctcgaACTTGTttaacatataaaattattatatattattacttatattttaatatattcaatttttagaaatacccgtttaaaatatttatagcTTAAACCGTTGACTCAGTAATACATAAATGCGACACCCAACTCTTTATTAATGGAACTATGACAccttaattaatattattatttaataataattttcttatatatatatataaaattaatgtgATACATATTCCCTTTATTTCATTAATCACCTATCccctttattttattagtcACTATCATCATCCTTGATTTCCTTTCTTATCACCACCTAACCCAAAAGACAGGAAATAGGGAAGAGAGAGCTCAGATCGAAGCTTGCATGGAAGAGAACCGTAATTCCCACCAAAATTCTGGCTTCAATTTCTTGCGTTGTATCattccaataaaaaatctaattcgaTAAAGTGTTCATATCCTTCTTCTTTATGTATTGGTGTCATTTTTGTTCAGTAGAAGTTGACGGTGACGTAATTCTTCTTCCTTTTAAAGTTTGGCCCTTTGGTGTTCTTAGCAGATAAATCGATTTCTGACGTTTTTTTCTTAAGTTGCTCGATCAGAAGACTTCATTGGAGTTTTGAGTATTTTAATTTCGTACAGAAATATAATTTTGGAAAATTCTCAATGATTAAATATGTATTGAATAGGTGATTTGATGTTGTGATTGATTATTGATTGAAATCGGTTgaatttatgttaaatttttgcATTATATTGATGTATTTGTAAAGTTCATGGCTTGACTTTGATGAAACCAGTAGAGACCGAACTGTTTTGGGGATTATTTTTGGATTGGAATATCATTGAGGATCAAGTAAAAATATGTGAGGTTTGATACTCGAgagattaaaataaaagttaCGAAAAATCGGTGACCGAAAAACTCGAAAATGGATTAAAATTGAAGTAATATTTTGAAAGAAAACGGTTAAGGGTTTCGGTTTTGGTATAAGTTGAAGAttagtaattaaattttatttttgaagggTAACATTgtatttgtacactaaaatctagataaaatttgtaattatataaattttcagGTATTTTGGATAAAAGTACAGAGGTAAAAATgggtattttgtaaaatttcaAGGTTGCTTTTATAAATATTGAGATAAGTGAGgtttcaaatataattttataaaaatattagattaaaaatgaaatatttaaaagtttggAGTTTGAAACGTAGATAATAAGAGTTTAAGAAAAAAAGCTTCACGAAACTAAGTTTTTAAGAGaagatataaatattatttatttattatttaaattattttatttattttattgttaatattttattaagaatattaattagtaaaaatattattaatattattataagttAAAGAAGAGCAAATAGAGTGATGTTAAAAGCTTTGGGAACACCAACTTAATTAAAGAATTTTATGTTTCTCTTTCCATAAAATATTTAGTGGATGATGAAAGAATAGTGTGAAGATAGTTTGAATTATTAAGGATAATTAAGTGAAGGActaaagaaagagaaaagataaATCGGCACGTGTGATTATGAGAATGATTGAAAGGTCACGAGAGGGTGATGGAAAGTGAATAGTTATGGTGCCGATATCAAAATGTTAAGTCGTGGGCTTTGTATGTGAATGATTGTGCGGAGACGCCCGTAAATATGGAATGGCTTCCAAGAGAAGGGGTCACATGCTTCAGAAAGAGAATCAGCGCCTGCAAGTACATACAGAGGTCATGTTCGACATACTTCACCTGAAGAATCAGCGCCTGCAAGAAGTAAAAACTTACAAAAGTTATGTCGTTGGAATGCCTTATCTGACTTGTGAGTTGGATTGCGTCAAGTGCGGGTCGAAActgacaaatgagctcattacctgcgatAGGACTAGACTTGCATCATCCTTGTTACGCATTTGCATTT includes:
- the LOC130932457 gene encoding ABSCISIC ACID-INSENSITIVE 5-like protein 2 → MGSQGGAVQEAQSGGSGSLARQGSLYNLTLDEVQNQLGNLGKPLGSMNLDELLKSVFTAEAGDCGGGGGGGGGQASSGLGSGTDANIQQQHAQLASVSSLNRQGSLTVSGDLSKKTIDEVWRDMQKKKSGGNSNNNDKKTKETPPTFGEMTLEDFLVKAGVVAESFATEDNAMSRVDSNVASQHNVSDQVHWIQYQIPSVQPAPHLQHNQHQKQQNNMIAGYIAGPVVQQSFPVVVNPVLDAGYTETMVTMSPSSLMGTLSDTQTPGRKRVASGTVVEKTVERRQKRMIKNRESAARSRARKQAYTQELENKVSRLEEENERLKRQQEIEKVLPSEPPPEPKRQLRRTSSGPL